A section of the Rossellomorea marisflavi genome encodes:
- a CDS encoding HAMP domain-containing sensor histidine kinase translates to MNKLVYRFKHTSLKVKWALAAGSAIFLAFFLFSFFQYHAIDKWLINEEESSFGRVLDEITVFFKQRGPNIQKQDIFDSQDLMKQIAEKDQTIRILDTEGNQVLEIRGESDTSFYVPFEPVRGKSVHLIESENKKMLIGRSPIRSSEFNGYVEIIQPLNRYETVMRNLFWMMSIIGIGALLISALIGYIMAGKFVKPLNNLSETMRSIERKGFHERVDIGDSADEISELSYIFNSMMSQIEKSFQQQQQFVEDASHELRTPIQVLEGHLSLLNRWGKKDPTILEESLEVSLEELERIKRLVGELLELSRADREKQDLNNVRADVRKVAGKVLGDFEFLHTDYTFRLNDGLSGPTEAVMQPRHLEQVLTIIFDNAVKYSDRGSVIEMVLDDEGDRVVIEVKDEGIGIPETDLPKIFDRFYRVDKARSREKGGYGLGLAIASKLIQNYGGIIEADLNKPTGTIIRVKLNKA, encoded by the coding sequence ATGAATAAACTGGTTTATCGGTTCAAACATACGTCTTTAAAGGTTAAATGGGCATTGGCGGCTGGTTCTGCTATCTTTTTAGCCTTTTTTTTATTCAGTTTCTTCCAATATCATGCCATTGATAAATGGCTCATCAATGAAGAAGAGAGCAGTTTCGGCCGCGTGCTGGACGAAATCACCGTCTTCTTCAAACAGCGTGGGCCGAATATCCAGAAACAGGACATCTTTGACAGCCAGGATCTCATGAAGCAGATTGCCGAAAAGGATCAAACAATCAGGATCCTTGATACAGAAGGGAACCAGGTCCTCGAGATCCGCGGGGAAAGTGATACATCATTCTATGTCCCATTCGAGCCGGTCAGAGGAAAATCCGTTCATCTCATCGAGTCTGAAAACAAGAAGATGCTGATCGGAAGGTCTCCGATCCGTTCCAGTGAATTCAATGGATATGTGGAAATCATCCAGCCGCTTAACCGGTATGAAACCGTCATGAGAAATCTATTCTGGATGATGTCCATCATCGGGATCGGTGCACTCCTGATCAGCGCGCTCATCGGGTATATCATGGCCGGAAAATTCGTCAAGCCGTTGAATAACCTCTCTGAAACGATGCGATCCATCGAAAGGAAGGGCTTTCATGAGAGGGTGGATATCGGAGATTCTGCTGACGAAATCTCGGAATTATCATATATTTTCAACTCCATGATGAGCCAGATTGAAAAATCGTTCCAGCAACAGCAACAGTTTGTAGAGGATGCCTCCCACGAGCTGAGGACCCCGATCCAGGTGCTTGAAGGCCACCTTTCCCTCCTTAATCGTTGGGGGAAAAAAGATCCGACCATCCTGGAGGAATCCCTGGAAGTCTCGCTGGAAGAGCTGGAGAGGATCAAGCGCCTGGTGGGGGAACTTCTTGAATTATCAAGGGCAGATCGTGAAAAGCAGGATCTGAACAACGTACGTGCGGATGTCCGTAAGGTTGCCGGCAAGGTGCTCGGAGACTTCGAATTCCTTCATACAGATTACACATTCAGACTGAATGATGGCCTGTCCGGCCCCACGGAGGCTGTCATGCAGCCTCGGCATCTTGAACAAGTACTGACGATCATATTCGATAATGCCGTAAAGTATTCAGATAGGGGTTCTGTGATTGAAATGGTCCTGGATGATGAAGGGGATCGTGTCGTCATCGAGGTCAAGGATGAAGGAATAGGCATTCCGGAAACCGATCTGCCGAAGATCTTTGACCGTTTCTACAGGGTGGACAAAGCCAGGAGCCGTGAGAAGGGTGGATATGGCTTGGGACTTGCCATTGCTTCCAAGCTTATTCAAAATTACGGAGGGATCATTGAAGCCGATCTCAATAAGCCGACGGGTACCATCATCCGAGTTAAGTTGAATAAAGCCTGA
- a CDS encoding response regulator transcription factor — MKRILVIEDEKNLSRFIELELTYEGYEIGQAYDGREGLDLALNQEWDIILLDLMLPSLSGLEVCRRIRQVKATPILMITARDSVMDRVSGLDSGADDYIIKPFAIEELLARLRAVFRRSENEAQLSHQTSFSYRDLVVKKESRQVLKGDREIEVTKREYDLLLAFMENQNIVLTREVLLNKVWGYDTEVETNVVDVYVRYLRNKIDGPGDDSYIQTVRGTGYVMRS; from the coding sequence GTGAAACGAATATTAGTAATAGAAGATGAAAAAAATCTGTCCCGATTCATCGAGCTTGAATTGACATATGAAGGCTATGAGATCGGGCAGGCCTATGATGGCCGCGAAGGGTTGGACCTTGCATTGAATCAGGAATGGGATATCATCCTCCTTGATCTCATGCTTCCGAGTCTGAGCGGTTTGGAAGTATGCCGCAGGATCCGTCAGGTCAAGGCGACCCCGATTCTCATGATCACGGCCCGTGACAGTGTGATGGACCGGGTCTCGGGACTTGACAGCGGCGCGGATGATTATATCATCAAACCTTTTGCCATCGAAGAACTCCTTGCCAGGTTGAGGGCCGTTTTCCGCCGGTCAGAAAACGAAGCTCAGCTCTCACATCAAACGAGCTTCTCCTATCGTGATCTTGTTGTGAAAAAGGAATCCAGGCAGGTGCTGAAAGGCGATAGGGAAATTGAAGTGACGAAGAGGGAGTACGATCTTCTCCTTGCGTTCATGGAGAATCAGAATATTGTCTTGACGAGGGAAGTGCTCCTGAACAAGGTATGGGGATATGATACGGAAGTCGAAACAAATGTCGTAGACGTCTATGTCCGGTACTTACGGAATAAGATTGATGGTCCCGGGGATGACAGTTACATCCAGACGGTACGGGGCACCGGTTACGTGATGAGATCATGA